A genomic segment from Glycine soja cultivar W05 chromosome 20, ASM419377v2, whole genome shotgun sequence encodes:
- the LOC114401811 gene encoding AT-hook motif nuclear-localized protein 19-like, whose amino-acid sequence MDSSSQHFPPPTLTTANQPLMAPPTKNPRGRPRGSKNKPKSTSLLSQPVEPSVKLVTINVAPGMDVMETILDVARRDHVSLVILNASGMIKNATVCDSPQGVPTLLIGPFSLFSLTGFYLYNNQYALHPGATPPPPFSFGIKLCASHGQVFNGLIGGSVIAGDNVSLMVSTFREPNICKFIPEGKEVNNNDNNA is encoded by the coding sequence ATGGATTCCTCCTCCCAACACTTTCCACCACCAACACTCACCACTGCCAATCAGCCTCTCATGGCCCCACCTACCAAGAATCCACGTGGTAGGCCCCGCGGCTCAAAGAACAAGCCTAAGTCTACCTCCCTCTTAAGCCAACCAGTTGAGCCCTCTGTGAAGCTTGTCACCATCAATGTTGCTCCAGGTATGGATGTCATGGAGACCATCCTTGATGTTGCTCGTCGTGACCATGTTAGCCTCGTCATTCTTAATGCATCTGGCATGATAAAAAATGCGACTGTTTGTGACTCACCACAAGGTGTCCCTACCTTGCTCATTGGACCCTTCTCCTTGTTCTCCCTCACTGGCTTCTACTTATACAACAACCAGTACGCCCTTCACCCAGGAGCCACCCCTCCCCCTCCGTTTTCCTTTGGGATCAAGCTGTGCGCATCTCATGGACAGGTCTTCAACGGACTTATTGGCGGCAGCGTCATTGCCGGTGATAATGTCAGCCTCATGGTCTCCACCTTCAGAGAACCAAATATTTGCAAATTTATTCCCGAAGGAAAAGAAGTGAACAACAATGACAACAATGcataa